A region from the uncultured Draconibacterium sp. genome encodes:
- a CDS encoding Rieske (2Fe-2S) protein, which translates to MERIDFIKKFALGGSILLTAPVIFSSCSDDDEDLEPNPPGNSGNDITIDLTSSTYASLGTVGGYAYTGDIIVFRTGQSTYLALSKVCTHQGCTVAYSHSDGNVLCPCHSSRFSTGGAVLNGPATSSLKKYDVEKDGDTLTIT; encoded by the coding sequence ATGGAAAGAATCGATTTTATTAAGAAGTTTGCTTTGGGTGGAAGTATTCTTTTAACAGCTCCCGTAATTTTCAGTTCCTGCTCTGATGATGATGAGGACCTGGAACCCAATCCTCCAGGAAATTCAGGAAACGATATTACAATTGATTTAACAAGTAGCACATACGCCAGTCTGGGCACAGTTGGAGGTTATGCCTACACAGGCGATATTATCGTGTTCAGAACCGGCCAAAGTACCTACCTGGCGTTATCAAAAGTATGTACCCATCAGGGGTGCACAGTTGCCTACAGCCATTCGGATGGTAACGTACTTTGCCCTTGTCACTCATCGCGTTTTTCAACAGGAGGTGCCGTATTAAACGGTCCGGCAACAAGTAGTCTAAAAAAATATGATGTTGAAAAAGATGGCGACACGCTCACCATCACCTAA
- a CDS encoding alpha-L-fucosidase: MRKIVSLLLAGILVSSAYSQDLNKQSKNRMEWFGNAKLGIFIHWGIYAVNGIDESWSFFNDYISYDDYMKQLDGFTADNYNADEWAHLIAQSGAKYAVLTSKHHDGVALWDTKCGDLNVVEQTPAGKDLVAPYVKALRKNNLKVGLYYSLLDWSHPDYPNKTRKIKRYDADSLRWSRFVDFNFCQLEELSTRYKPDLFWFDGDWEQSADKWKAQELSEALRGWNKNVILNSRIQGYGDYATPEQGLPVTQPNDTYWELCMTMNDSWGFQHNDDNYKTPNQVIRILIDCINKGGNLLLDIGPKADGTIPEEQKHILKELGRWTGKHAEAIYETQAGIPYEHYYGPTALNKKGDILYLFVPHTPNGPLMIKGLKNKINRMWVVGNGTKLNWEVKMKQYWSAVPGIVYIDVPEKVLDEQVTVIAVLLDGKVDLYREQGQVIESN; the protein is encoded by the coding sequence ATGCGAAAGATAGTTTCACTTTTATTGGCCGGTATACTAGTCAGTTCGGCTTATTCTCAGGATCTTAACAAGCAAAGTAAAAACCGAATGGAATGGTTTGGTAATGCCAAGCTGGGTATTTTTATTCATTGGGGAATTTACGCAGTAAATGGAATCGATGAAAGCTGGTCGTTTTTTAACGATTACATTTCGTATGATGATTACATGAAGCAACTTGACGGTTTTACCGCTGACAACTACAATGCTGATGAGTGGGCACATTTAATCGCTCAAAGCGGAGCAAAATATGCGGTGCTTACTTCAAAACATCATGATGGGGTTGCCCTGTGGGATACCAAATGTGGCGATTTAAATGTGGTGGAGCAAACACCTGCCGGAAAGGATTTGGTTGCCCCGTATGTTAAAGCACTTCGTAAAAACAATTTAAAAGTCGGATTATACTATTCCTTACTCGACTGGTCGCATCCTGATTATCCGAATAAAACCAGAAAAATAAAACGGTATGATGCGGATTCGCTTCGTTGGTCGAGATTTGTTGATTTTAATTTTTGCCAACTGGAGGAGTTGAGTACCAGGTACAAACCCGATTTATTTTGGTTTGATGGCGACTGGGAACAATCGGCAGATAAATGGAAAGCACAAGAGCTGAGCGAGGCCTTAAGAGGATGGAATAAGAATGTAATTCTCAACAGCCGTATACAAGGTTACGGAGATTATGCAACACCCGAGCAAGGCTTGCCGGTTACACAGCCCAACGATACCTACTGGGAACTTTGTATGACCATGAACGATAGTTGGGGCTTTCAGCACAACGATGACAACTACAAAACACCCAACCAGGTGATTCGGATACTGATAGACTGTATAAACAAAGGAGGAAACTTGTTGCTCGACATTGGCCCAAAAGCCGATGGTACAATTCCCGAAGAGCAAAAACATATTTTAAAAGAGTTAGGGCGTTGGACCGGCAAACATGCTGAAGCCATTTACGAAACACAGGCCGGAATACCATACGAACATTATTACGGACCTACTGCTTTAAACAAAAAAGGGGATATCCTCTATTTATTTGTTCCTCATACCCCAAATGGGCCGTTAATGATTAAAGGGCTTAAAAACAAAATTAACCGAATGTGGGTGGTTGGAAACGGAACCAAACTAAACTGGGAGGTAAAGATGAAACAATATTGGAGTGCTGTTCCCGGAATTGTTTACATTGATGTGCCGGAAAAAGTACTTGACGAACAGGTTACGGTAATTGCCGTTTTGCTCGACGGTAAGGTAGACCTTTACCGCGAACAAGGGCAGGTAATTGAGAGTAACTAA
- a CDS encoding cupin domain-containing protein produces the protein MKISVDQYSEEELQEEGVFEWPVWEHEEAKFDWYYDQTELCYITEGEATITTEFEAITIRAGYFVTFPKGLECVWDIHDAIKKHYSFE, from the coding sequence ATGAAAATTTCAGTTGATCAGTATTCTGAAGAAGAATTACAGGAAGAAGGAGTTTTTGAATGGCCGGTTTGGGAACACGAAGAAGCCAAATTTGATTGGTATTACGACCAGACTGAGTTGTGTTATATTACAGAAGGAGAAGCAACAATAACTACCGAATTTGAGGCGATTACCATTAGAGCAGGCTATTTTGTTACTTTTCCAAAAGGACTGGAATGTGTATGGGATATTCACGACGCCATAAAAAAACATTATTCTTTTGAATAA
- a CDS encoding secondary thiamine-phosphate synthase enzyme YjbQ: MVEQIEITLPAFRRGYHLITRLIEKQLPELPEKGLLHILVKHTSAGITLNENADPTVRSDFESFINKMIPENDPVYIHTYEGSDDMPAHLKSSVIGAEITIPITRHRLNLGTWQGIYFCEFRNYGGARRLVLTIYS, encoded by the coding sequence ATGGTTGAACAGATTGAAATAACGCTACCAGCTTTTCGCAGAGGGTATCATTTAATAACCCGTTTAATTGAAAAACAACTTCCTGAACTGCCGGAAAAAGGTTTGCTGCATATTTTGGTAAAACATACTTCGGCCGGAATTACCCTTAACGAAAATGCTGACCCGACCGTACGTAGCGATTTTGAATCTTTTATCAATAAAATGATACCGGAAAACGATCCGGTTTATATACATACCTACGAGGGATCTGATGATATGCCTGCCCATTTAAAAAGCTCGGTTATTGGGGCAGAAATAACCATTCCAATAACAAGGCATCGTTTAAATTTAGGAACCTGGCAGGGAATTTATTTTTGCGAATTTCGAAATTATGGGGGAGCTCGCAGGCTGGTATTAACAATATACAGTTAA
- a CDS encoding YccF domain-containing protein translates to MKFLGNLIWLIFGGFAIFLEYMLAGLALCITIIGIPFGLQSFKLGVLALWPFGQKIEYMDYAPGCLSTIMNILWLLIGGIWIMLTHVFFGLLLGITIIGIPWAKQHFKMASLALTPFGRRIG, encoded by the coding sequence ATGAAATTTCTGGGTAATTTGATTTGGTTAATTTTTGGCGGTTTTGCCATATTTTTAGAATACATGTTGGCCGGTTTGGCGCTCTGTATTACCATTATTGGAATCCCCTTCGGACTTCAATCGTTTAAACTTGGCGTATTGGCTTTATGGCCATTTGGGCAAAAAATTGAGTATATGGATTATGCCCCGGGCTGCCTGTCAACCATTATGAATATTTTGTGGTTATTAATTGGTGGCATCTGGATTATGCTAACCCACGTGTTTTTCGGGCTGTTGCTGGGAATTACTATAATAGGAATCCCGTGGGCAAAACAGCATTTTAAAATGGCATCGCTGGCACTTACGCCATTTGGCCGAAGAATTGGGTAA
- a CDS encoding DUF432 domain-containing protein, with translation MEKLSIYGKKQLEPGKQSFIDCNNFILGVKRNTEGWYLKSFEQGTDESVPNPEEIEEGMYYHTGKSNTLILAPALPVKPMVFKGKRITISPHQRLTFFVKIPLLMQVYYAKKQDENLLAEFPFHKISDTWFGEPVNGEAAYALDAEHFLDINAIERDENSAICPINIFNNNDAPLELERLILRVDQMNLLRFKEQIVTSLVKLEYKGKDHLSAVNYGFSKALHGENHEILAKARNPENKSLLKINFHFIKNIYRTE, from the coding sequence ATGGAAAAATTATCGATATACGGGAAGAAACAGTTAGAGCCGGGGAAGCAGAGTTTTATCGACTGCAACAATTTTATTCTTGGCGTAAAACGCAATACCGAAGGATGGTACCTTAAATCATTTGAACAAGGTACCGACGAATCAGTACCTAATCCGGAAGAAATTGAGGAAGGCATGTATTACCACACCGGAAAATCAAACACCCTTATTCTGGCACCTGCACTTCCGGTAAAACCAATGGTTTTTAAAGGCAAGCGCATAACCATATCTCCGCACCAACGATTAACGTTCTTTGTAAAAATTCCGCTTTTAATGCAAGTTTATTACGCAAAAAAACAGGATGAAAACCTGCTGGCCGAGTTTCCATTTCATAAAATTTCGGACACCTGGTTTGGCGAACCCGTTAACGGAGAAGCTGCCTATGCCCTCGATGCCGAACATTTCCTTGATATAAATGCTATTGAAAGGGATGAAAACAGTGCTATCTGCCCCATAAATATTTTTAATAACAACGATGCTCCGCTTGAACTTGAACGGCTCATTTTACGAGTTGACCAAATGAATTTATTGCGGTTTAAAGAGCAGATTGTCACCAGCTTGGTAAAACTCGAATACAAAGGAAAAGATCATTTAAGCGCTGTAAATTATGGCTTTTCAAAAGCCTTGCATGGCGAAAATCACGAAATTCTTGCCAAAGCCAGAAATCCGGAGAACAAAAGCCTGCTAAAAATTAACTTTCATTTTATTAAAAACATTTATCGTACTGAATAA